The Populus alba chromosome 6, ASM523922v2, whole genome shotgun sequence genome contains a region encoding:
- the LOC118048403 gene encoding bark agglutinin I polypeptide B, translating into MAKLSISTCLTVLTFMIFHLKMLHAVSSYSFSFGSFDKDPNFESNIALYGDAKVVGNGSSLQLTRPVSSSAGRVMYKQPIKLVEGNPGNLVSFSTYFSFLMSPDNGDGLAFVVVPSGFNASVFDNNPFGLYLGPEKSSPKFVAVEFDTMRDAKYGDLNDNHVGIDVGGFVSVKVRNVSSNNIVLNSGKRLHSWIDYEAGSKRLEVRLSHSGDIKPIDPLLSHPIDLSKMWNDEKVLIGLTSSNGNSSQTCFLHSWNFKLRRVPHWMHSQPLDPQDFAKHEKPMVVQKKSDCILKMLTAMIFGAACGALGALMVLYLWTIFGNRRPVMPEECSVPPADFEYKKVKVIVDKAIEDGKH; encoded by the coding sequence ATGGCCAAGCTCTCCATTTCTACCTGCTTAACAGTGCTAACTTTCATGATTTTCCACTTGAAAATGCTACATGCTGTCTCAAGTTACTCCTTTTCATTTGGAAGTTTTGATAAAGATCCAAACTTTGAGTCCAACATTGCTCTTTATGGTGATGCAAAGGTTGTTGGTAATGGTTCTTCTCTTCAACTCACTCGCCCAGTGAGCTCAAGTGCAGGACGAGTCATGTACAAGCAACCCATCAAGCTTGTTGAAGGTAATCCTGGGAATTTGGTTTCCTTTTCCACTTATTTCTCATTCTTGATGTCACCTGATAATGGAGACGGTTTAGCTTTTGTTGTGGTTCCTAGTGGTTTTAATGCAAGTGTGTTTGATAACAACCCATTTGGGCTTTATTTAGGACCCGAGAAAAGTAGTCCTAAATTTGTTGCTGTTGAATTTGATACTATGAGGGATGCTAAATATGGtgatttgaatgataaccatGTGGGAATTGATGTGGGTGGTTTTGTATCAGTTAAAGTGAGAAACGTTTCATCTAATAATATTGTGTTGAATAGTGGAAAAAGATTGCATTCTTGGATTGATTATGAAGCTGGTTCGAAAAGATTAGAGGTTAGATTGAGTCATTCTGGTGATATAAAGCCAATTGACCCATTGCTCTCTCACCCAATTGACCTGTCAAAAATGTGGAATGATGAGAAAGTGTTGATAGGCTTGACCTCATCAAATGGTAATTCTTCCCAGACATGTTTCCTCCATTCATGGAACTTTAAGCTAAGGCGAGTTCCGCATTGGATGCATTCTCAGCCACTGGACCCTCAGGATTTTGCTAAACATGAGAAACCAATGGTGGTTCAGAAGAAGAgtgattgtattttaaaaatgcttaCTGCAATGATCTTTGGTGCTGCTTGTGGAGCACTGGGGGCGCTCATGGTGTTGTATCTTTGGACCATTTTTGGCAATCGGCGCCCTGTCATGCCAGAAGAGTGTTCTGTCCCCCCAGCGGATTTCGAATACAAGAAAGTCAAAGTTATTGTAGATAAAGCCATCGAAGATGGCAAGCATTAG
- the LOC118048399 gene encoding tubulin beta-1 chain, with protein MREILHIQGGQCGNQIGAKFWEVVCAEHGIDATGKWNGDSELQIERINVYYNEAGNGRYVPRAVLMDLEPGTMDSLRSGPYGQIFRPDNFVFGQSGAGNNWAKGHYTEGAELIDSVLDVVRKEAENCDCLQGFQVCHSLGGGTGSGMGTLLISKIREEYPDRMMLTFSVFPSPKVSDTVVEPYNATLSVHQLVENADECMVLDNEALYDICFRTLKLTTPSFGDLNHLISATMSGVTCCLRFPGQLNSDLRKLAVNLIPFPRLHFFMVGFAPLTSRGSQQYSALTVPELTQQMWDAKNMMCAADPRHGRYLTASAMFRGKMSTKEVDEQMINVQNKNSSYFVEWIPNNVKSTVCDIPPTGLKMASTFIGNSTSIQEMFRRVSEQFTAMFRRKAFLHWYTGEGMDEMEFTEAESNMNDLVSEYQQYQDATADEDYEDEEEELHDM; from the exons ATGCGTGAGATTCTTCACATCCAAGGAGGCCAATGCGGCAATCAAATTGGTGCAAAATTCTGGGAGGTGGTTTGTGCAGAACACGGAATTGATGCAACTGGGAAATGGAATGGAGATTCTGAGCTGCAGATTGAAAGGATCAATGTTTATTACAACGAGGCAGGTAATGGCCGGTATGTTCCAAGGGCTGTCCTTATGGACCTTGAACCTGGTACTATGGATAGTCTCAGGTCTGGTCCTTATGGCCAGATCTTCAGACCTGATAATTTTGTTTTCGGACAATCTGGTGCCGGAAACAACTGGGCTAAAGGCCATTACACCGAGGGTGCCGAGTTGATTGATTCTGTCCTCGATGTTGTCCGAAAAGAAGCAGAGAATTGTGATTGCTTGCAGG GATTTCAGGTGTGCCATTCTTTAGGAGGAGGGACCGGATCCGGTATGGGAACTCTTTTGATATCGAAGATCAGAGAGGAATATCCAGACCGGATGATGCTTACCTTCTCCGTCTTTCCCTCTCCCAAGGTTTCTGATACGGTTGTTGAGCCTTACAATGCAACACTTTCTGTGCATCAGCTTGTTGAAAATGCAGATGAATGTATGGTCCTTGATAATGAAGCTCTCTATGACATCTGCTTCCGTACCCTCAAACTCACCACTCCAAGCT TTGGTGATTTGAATCATTTGATTTCTGCTACAATGTCTGGGGTCACATGTTGCCTGAGATTTCCAGGACAGCTTAACTCTGACCTGAGAAAGCTTGCTGTGAATCTAATCCCCTTCCCTCGGctccatttcttcatggtgggTTTTGCTCCTCTGACCTCACGTGGTTCGCAGCAGTACAGTGCCTTGACTGTCCCAGAGCTCACCCAGCAAATGTGGGATGCAAAGAACATGATGTGTGCAGCGGACCCGCGCCACGGTCGGTATCTGACAGCCTCAGCAATGTTCAGAGGCAAAATGAGTACCAAGGAAGTTGATGAGCAGATGATCAATGTTCAAAACAAGAACTCTTCATACTTTGTTGAATGGATCCCAAACAATGTCAAATCAACTGTTTGTGATATTCCTCCTACAGGACTGAAAATGGCATCGACATTCATTGGAAACTCCACATCAATTCAGGAAATGTTTCGTCGTGTGAGCGAGCAATTTACTGCCATGTTTAGGAGGAAGGCTTTCTTGCATTGGTACACCGGGGAAGGAATGGATGAGATGGAGTTCACAGAGGCAGAGAGCAACATGAATGATTTGGTTTCTGAGTATCAGCAGTACCAAGATGCCACAGCCGATGAGGACTATGAGGATGAAGAGGAGGAACTCCATGACATGTGA
- the LOC118048414 gene encoding uncharacterized protein, whose translation MADHPMPHLGFEIESIFTQLGIFAFLVNTLNGQIQVMYKSMKASPLDTHEGVMLAFLIALFIYATASVAEIMLRARESIYHPIVSYIRLLASGFATILLLVILDPVLGYIISVLWGCLFARVTYESCKELRSHTAQLGHSLWTKLVGILGYRKEVEPDQAIRPAV comes from the exons ATGGCTGATCACCCTATGCCACATCTGGGATTTGAAATTGAGAG CATCTTCACGCAGCTTGGCATTTTTGCTTTCCTAGTCAACACCCTAAATGGGCAGATCCAGGTGATGTACAAATCAATGAAAGCATCTCCATTGGACACACACGAGGGGGTCATGCTCGCATTCTTAATTGCTCTCTTTATTTACGCCACCGCATCAGTGGCCGAGATCATGCTCCGAGCTCGTGAATCAATCTACCATCCTATTGTTAGCTACATCCGCTTGTTAGCTAGCGGCTTCGCCACGATTTTGCTTCTGGTGATTCTTGACCCCGTTTTGGGGTATATCATCTCTGTCCTATGGGGTTGCTTATTTGCGAGAGTAACGTATGAATCATGTAAGGAGTTACGAAGCCACACAGCTCAGTTGGGACACAGCTTGTGGACCAAGCTAGTTGGAATCTTGGGATACCGCAAAGAGGTAGAACCAGATCAAGCTATTCGCCCGGCCGTGTAA
- the LOC118048413 gene encoding uncharacterized protein: MADQPMPHLGFEIESIITQHGIFAFLVNTLNGQIQVMYKSMTASPFDTHEGVMLAFFVALFIYATASVAEIMLRARESIYHPFVSYIRLFASGFATILLLVILDPVLGYIISVLWGCLFARVTYESCKELQELRSHTAQLGHSLWTKLVGVLGYHKEVEPDQANRSAV; this comes from the exons ATGGCTGATCAACCTATGCCACATCTGGGATTTGAAATTGAGAG CATCATCACGCAGCATGGCATTTTTGCTTTCCTGGTCAACACACTAAATGGCCAGATCCAGGTGATGTACAAATCCATGACAGCATCTCCATTTGACACACACGAGGGGGTCATGCTCGCATTCTTTGTTGCTCTCTTTATTTACGCCACCGCATCAGTGGCCGAGATCATGCTCCGAGCTCGCGAATCAATCTACCATCCTTTTGTTAGCTACATCCGCTTGTTTGCTAGCGGCTTCGCCACGATTTTGCTTCTGGTGATTCTTGACCCCGTTTTGGGGTATATCATCTCTGTCCTATGGGGTTGCTTATTTGCGAGAGTAACGTATGAATCATGCAAGGAGTTGCAGGAGTTACGAAGCCACACAGCTCAGTTGGGACACAGCTTGTGGACCAAGCTAGTTGGAGTCTTGGGATACCACAAAGAGGTAGAACCAGATCAAGCTAATCGCTCGGCCGTGTAA